One genomic region from Branchiostoma lanceolatum isolate klBraLanc5 chromosome 7, klBraLanc5.hap2, whole genome shotgun sequence encodes:
- the LOC136438090 gene encoding cyclin-dependent kinase 11A-like — MTYNGQAKFMGDQHNEKVTRRITEAIKDGDVPYRDSHIKKACRNIHNNLRRREKSKRDGTLAVNQDKSKRGNRRTRLRDLRATVGKDCLTPAELEFLSVAKPDLMSDEETDEEQPNTWLVRRPAWRCKKLTQIVDRCQPGVDKLVMKSRKLRNRRVMTDQPSRRSIPDTVDKVYLDVGGGEEEERGEEEEQGEEVMQGEEVMQGEEVVQSEEEEQGEEEEQGEEEEQGEEEEQGEEVVQSEEEEQGEEEEQGEEEEQGEEEEHYEEEDQEDNEGTSGDESEMSSEEETSMRSVSD, encoded by the exons ATGACCTACAATGGACAGGCAAA GTTTATGGGAGACCAACACAATGAGAAGGTGACACGAAGAATCACTGAGGCCATCAAGGATGGGGATGTGCCATATCGTGACTCCCACATAAAAA AAGCATGCCGGAACATCCACAACAACCTTCGGCGGAGGGAGAAATCCAAGAGGGACGGGACGTTAGCAGTGAACCAGGATAAAAGCAAGCGAGGCAACAGACGGACTAGG ctGAGGGACCTCAGGGCGACAGTTGGCAAAGACTGCCTGACTCCAGCAGAATTGGAGTTTCTGAGTGTCGCAAAACCTGACCTCATGTCAGATGAGGAAACCGATGAGGAGCAGCCCAACACATGGCTTGTAAGGCGACCGGCCTGGCGGTGCAAGAAGCTGACCCAAATCGTAGACCGCTGCCAGCCTGGGGTCGACAAGCTGGTCATGAAATCCAGAAAGCTTCGCAATAGGCGTGTCATGACTGACCAACCAAGCAGGAGATCTATCCCTGACACTGTAGACAAGGTGTATCTGGATGTGGGGGGTGGTGAAGAGGAGGAGCGgggtgaagaggaggagcagggtgaagaggtGATGCAGGGTGAAGAGGTGATGCAGGGTGAAGAGGTGGTGcagagtgaagaggaggagcagggtgaagaggaggagcagggtgaagaggaggagcagggtgaagaggaggagcagggtgaagaggtggtgcagagtgaagaggaggagcagggtgaagaggaggagcagggtgaagaggaggagcagggtgaagaggaggagcatTATGAAGAGGAGGACCAGGAGGATAATGAAGGCACGAGTGGCGATGAGTCTGAAATGAGCAGTGAAGAGGAGACAAGCATGCGCAGTGTTAGTGACTAG